Genomic window (Psilocybe cubensis strain MGC-MH-2018 chromosome 1, whole genome shotgun sequence):
TATTGCGCCAGCTTTAGTTGCGCCAATTGCTCGAGAAAGAGCCAGGGCGATAGAAAATCCCTTCCCAGTGCCATCTTGTTCGACCGAAACGAAACAAGGATATCCCTTGCCTTTCTGATAAAGCGAGCGTACAGAACTTCCTATCATTCTAGTGCAAACATATCAGAGCCATCGAAAACAGATGAATGACGCAAAAGAATACCTAGGGGCAACCATAACAACGTCTTGTTGCGGGCTAAAGGTCAAAAGTTTGAAGAGAACATTATATCCACTGGCCACTACAATGGTCGCAGACGGCTTCAAGTTGGGAGCGAATTGTTCGTTGAAAACTTTGGGTTGTACCTGATCAGGGATGAGAATGAATAAAACTAAAAACGAAATTGATGTCAAATTGTCTGCAACTTATCAAAGTCGGATACTCACTGTCGGCCACAAAAGCTGCCTTGACGAAATCGTGTTCAACTATGAAACCTTTGGAGGTCGCATCTTCTGCATATGCATCCCTACGGTTTGCAATCAAAATTCTCTCGTTAGGAATACCAGAATCACGCAAATTCTGGGCCTGAGCGGCGCCCTGATTTCCAAAACTAATAGCAGCGCTTTAAGTTAGGCATTAAATGACCTATTTGATTGGAAATACCCAAGGAAGACAATCTGCTTGCCCTCCAGGAGCGAGAGATCTGCATCTGAGTCATAATATCTATTTCATCATGTAAATTCCTTTCTGTGATTTGAGCTGTAAACAAGAACGAACATTTTGGCAGATGGCATACTAGTGAAAGGTAAATGGAGGCGATAGAGGCTGGCCAAGAAAAGTCGAAATGAGAATGTGCGTGGTGAGAAAGATAAGCAATCAGGATTGAATGACCAACTTTTGGGTGTTCCTGCCTGAATCCCATGAGCTGATAAACGTAGAATGTCCTGGTGACTTCAGAAGAAGTAGGCTTGTTCATGTTCTTCCCAACGGGCCGCCGAGATGATGCATCTATAAGGCTTAGACGGGCCGGCTCATTCATGCGACATCTATTTATTTGGATGTCGTAGGCATATTTAATAAGATCTGGAAGATAGAAAATGAGCAAGTTACGTGGAATATTTGCGATTCTTCCCATGTCGTTAGCACCTAACAAGGTCGTGTGTATTACGGGAGCATCTAGAGGGATTGGCCGAGCATGGTAAGCAGAAAGGATCCATTTAATTTttaataaaataaaaatgcaTATCGATTGCAGTGCTCTTGAATTCGTGAAGCAAGGAGCATTTGGGTTGATACTACATTTTCTTGGAGATGAGGAGACGACGCAAGAGATATATACTCTTCAAAAGGAAGTGGAAGAACGAGGTGCTCAGACCGTTATCATACCTGGAGATATCGCGAAGATTGAAACATCCAAAAGGGCAAGGTCAATTATCCAGTCTGTTGAAAAACAACTTACCTTTCAATCAATAAAAGATAGTAGAAAACGGAGTCAAGAAATTTGGACGGATTGATGTCCTGGTTTCCAACGTTGGGATATGCCCATTCTCCGACTTTTTGACGATGCCTCTAGAAACTTGGGAACGTACACGCCAGGTAAATCTTGATGGGACGTTCTATATTGTACAAGGTACATCAGTATGGGAAATAACTGGGTGATAGGCGAGCTGATATAACTACACCCACCAGAGGTCGCAGTCCAGATGACAAACCAGGTTCCACAAGGAGGTTCACTGATAGCAATTTCCTCCATCTCCGGTCTCCTTGGAGGTGCACAACAATGGTGGGTCAGCTAAAAATAATGAATCACCTAAATTGCAATTCTGAAGTTGACAATATCGGCCAGTCATTACGGGCCAACTAAAGCAGCCATAACTAACCTGATGCAAAATTGCGCGGTTGCTCTGGGAAAACACGGGATTCGAGCAAATTCTATTTTGCCTGGAACGATTGCCACTGACATCAACAAAGAAGACCTGAAAGATAACACCAAACGCGATTACATGATCAATCGAACGCTCCTTGGTCGACTTGGAAGTAAGTCTTACCCACCTCTGTATCATGAGAATCCCCAAGGCCGCCGTTGACTTTTGCTGGGTAGATCCGGAAGATATCGCGGGTCCTGTCGTTTTTCTAGCAAGCGATTTAGCGCGATATATCACTGGAGCGTCTATCATTGTTGATGGAGGCCTGTTCGTCAATTTTCAGTGACCGAAAATTAGGGTTGGGCCCTCCTTATTTCCATTGAGTTCTATTTAGCTTCCACCAATTCAGCCAAATTATTTGGACAATGTTGAACGTATACATTTCCGAAACATTGCTTAGGAGAGAAATTCCGGGACAAGGGCTTTTCCGTCGATTACCACTGGGTCTGCCGCAATAAGGACGGTTATCCACCGGGCCCAGTGCACAGAAGGATTTCTCCATGCGTGCATAGTGCCTTTTTGGATGACAGTATCACCTGGATTCTTCAAGTGCTTCTCAGTACCATCTTCATTAATCAGCACCAGTTCCCCTGACACTAGGAACCGACAGGTTGGTTTCACTGAAAACCAGGTGTGCGCAATGATGACATACCTAGTATATTATAATCTAAAGAGCAAGTGCGATGCTGCGGTATACTAGTTTGCGGAGATCTCCTTCAATGCATAGGAAGCACTCACCATTCCCGTGATGGCACCGGGGGCTAATTCAGTGGAGCGCAGATTTGTTCCTGTAGGATGAACAAGTCCAAAGTTAGAAATGTCTTCGATTGTGCGTTTTCCACCGTCCTCGCTGAGCACGTCATTAGAAAAACAGGTGTGAGCACACGAGTTCACTGACCTGTTGTTGTTATCGTGTGTGGGGATGGAGTCTGTTGTAACCCAAATTGCAGCTGATTTGCCTCCTCTGACGAGCTCCATTGCCTATGCATATAATGTGAACGACTACTGACGAGCGACAAACTAGACACACTTCGGCTGGTATTTCGCTATCGCTCACGACAACAGAATGCCCCTTGTTGTCGTGAGAGGTGACGATTCGGCGGAGATGGGGCAAGGTCAAGGCAAAAGGTTGAGACATGATAGAAAGCAAGAGGAGACTGCTGGATTTTAACATCGCGTTACATTCGATTAAATACTAAGATCTAGAAACAAAGGAATTAAATATTACATCACATGCTAGTCTACATACCATGCTGTTCGGTTTGCAGAGGTCGACCCACATGGCCGTTTATGATTCTATGAGAGACTGTTGTGCCCATAATTTGATTATTTTGACGTGCGTTACACCGTAATATACAGGGTTTGAACAGAAGAGAAAGATATAACAAGACATGTATACGGAGCTAAGGAGCAGTGTCTGTGAAAACTCAATCAGTGACCATAATGGGATGAAATAAATGAAAGTTTGGCGTACAATAATAATAATCGTCGATCAATGGCATCCAATCTTTCAGTAAAGCACCGAATAGTCCCAGTAGAGGCGTGTGTGCGGTCCGAGTAACAAAGGATTCGAGTTTGGGTCTATAAATTGTAATCAATAAAAAACGGATGATAAGATATTAGCAAAACAAACCGAGTATATGAATTCCAAATAGATCCGCGAAGGAGATACCAGAGTATATCTTTGTCTCTTTTGGCGTATTCGGCTCGTTCAAGCTCGGCCGATGCTGGTGGTGTTCTGCGGAGGCTCCTTGAAGCAAATTCCATTAGTAAAACTATTGTTATAGCCCGGTTTGACCGTTCTAAAGACCTCCGGTCGGCAGCCACAAGCGACGCTGTTGAAGAAATCAATGAAACTATAGGGGTAAGTAATGCTTATTCTGCCCACCATAAACCAGAGGACGGAGAATGAATATTGTTTCCGACAGCCAGTCTCGAGGGCCCGAAAGCTTTCTCATAAGAGAGATGGATGGCTTGACTGATGATGTAGTCAAGGCTTTTGGAAGTAAGTAGTCTTCAGCCGAAACATTTGCCTGAGCGGATGTAAGTAATGGATGTGGGGGTAGAGGGACGTGGTTGTTGCGAAGGTGGTCTGGAGTCATTGGTGGTGAAGCTTGAGGTGACGAGGGTGCCAGAGTAGGCGATGAAGTAGTGCTCAGAGATGGCAAACTTGCAGGATCGAACTCCCGTTCGGGAATTGGTGGTGACAACAATGGTCTGCGAGTGACTTTCAGCAGGAATAGTCGTAAGGCTGCTCTAAGAGTTTGATGAGTCCAATGTCCACCTAATAGCATTGAAGTAGATATATTTACTTGATCGCCTCAAGAAGAATGACGGCGCGCCACCTTGTTTTCTCAGAAACTTTTCGTCTTAAGCCCATTTCAACCACAAGCTCAGTAAAGCGAATTATTTGTAGGACGCGAGACGTCAGCCTGTACAGCGTATTCTTGTCAGTCCATGCTCTTGTGTAGCGGGTATGTAGGCTTGTGGGGATAAGGGGGCGGTATGAAGCATTGGCCTTGACTATGCGCGCCAATAATGTGTCGTGATACATGCTCGTTACATTAAGCAGAGAAGTCACTACACAAGCCGTTTTTGTTAACTGATTGTCCATTTTTCAAAATACACTAAACGAGATGGTCAACTTACAAGCTTCTGACGCGAGCTCTGCATCTTTAAAACGGCCAGGCAAGAACCAAGTGATAGACCGAAGCGATGACTCTAAGGTAGAGATAGTAGAGACATTATTTATAAGAAAGGTCTCGTATTTATCCTTGGAGGACGCCATAGTATAGACGAGGACCAAGAAAGAGACGAGCGCAGGTTATGATACTCTTAGCCGAGTGTCGCACTTGATTCCTCGAAGACGCCGACCCGGAACGTTCTCATGATCACGCCCTGTCAGTGTCACACATCAACGCACTGTGTCACACATTCCCAGAATAGGGCACTGTCTTGGTTTGAGATGCGGCATTGTTGTGTCCTCGGCTACTAATAAGGCTACAGTAAACGCTGCTCCTGCTCTACGTTCTCTATGTCGCGTGCTGCACCCCAGTCGCTAGACGTCCTTCGCACTAGCCCGGTAAGGGGGCAGTTAGAACCGTATGACCCGCGCACTCCAAAGGGCTGTCGATATATCCAAACCACAGATACCCCAGATGAACTCAAGGTGATTCAACCTTGTTGATAAACAAATCAATGTCGCTTGAACAATGTTTAGATGCTACTACCCCCTGCTACTGCGTCCATGTACGAACAACTTTTAAACCTTGAAAATTACGAGCTTTCCAAGAAACCAAACATTTCTTGGGAGCGCATCATGGAAATTCGCCATCTGAAGGACCGTATGTGCCGGAAATGCCAAAAACTGGCCAAGACAGCAATGCCTATTGCAAGGACATCCTCCCGTGGGGACTCATTTGTTTTCCAGACATTTGTTGCTCCTCCAGACTTCCGTGTaaaagaaatggaaaagTGGTTTAGAGAGCAACAAAAACGTGGTACAGTAACCAGTACGCCTCGGAAAACTATTGCGCCGAATGCTTCCGGCACACAAGATTACTCTTTGGCAGGTCCATCTAGCAGTCGTCCAGTGCCCCCACCATCTTCAAGGCAGCCAATGCAAAGGTCTATAACCATTCCAGAAACATCAAACCAGGTCAAGCAGACATTGTTTCACAAGCCATTGCCTGTACAACCTTCACGTCTGGTTCAGTCTGAAATAAGGCACTCCACGACggctcctccaccacctgatcttgctggccttctttctccGCCTCCGCTCCCTGTACTCTTACTCTCTCAACGTGAGAGCTATGGCCTCGAAGGCGATGGTTTCCAATCTGAACTCCCTTTACCCGCTCCTCCCGTGGAAGTGGAAACTGGACCATCTCCAACTCCTCCCGAACCTACTCTTCGTCCTTCTCTGTCTCGAAAAAACAGCAGGCGCAACAGCCTTCTTGAATTGAAAACCGTTTCCTGGGCAGACAACAACGAGATAGACAAACAATTGTCGAAATACGCGGCTGCCGCTCGCGAAGCTCAAGCATCCGGTGAGGAATGCTTTTGAATCCTATTTAGGCTTTTTGGTTACCTTTTTCTAACAAATTGATTGTGAATAAAGGCAAATGGGACGAAGTTCGCGTTCTATATTTAGAACAGATCGGCGGTCTCGAAAGTCTTCATTTACAGGTCAAAGAAGGTTTGGAACAACTCCGCTCAGAGACGGATCATCTGCAACGCATTGATGAGACAATACGAAAGCAACGTGGCGCCTTAGATGCGACTTTCCAAGAATTGGAAAAGAAGCAAGCATTATTCCAGGAGAAAGGTTAGTTCATTATCTTTCCTGTGTTGATATTGCAGTTGTTTAATCTATTTCCGTTGTAGTGCAAGAAGCGCTAAGTGAAGCAAACGATGCACTCTCACGACAAGGATTAAAGAGAGACTTGACACCCATTAACGAATCTTAACGACCCTATAAATGACTCGCTGTTCTGTCTGCTGTTTGTAAATGTAACGACTGATATTTCATATATACCATCAAGTGGTTCTTTTACCTTGTGTTGTATTTATAAATGATGCATATTTTTCTCATACATTGGCATGAACAGATGTGCACTACATATCTTGTGATAATATGACTAAGTTATATCTCATGTTGAAGTGTAGATTAAGGCATGAGGTGTAGATTAAGGTATACAAAGTTGAAATACATATGAATGAGAGGTTTCATAGCGACGTACGCCGCCGCTTAGCATTGTTCCACCAATAACGGACAAGAGACAGGTAACTGATGAGAATTACAACTGCAAGTGAAAGGATGATTCCGAACACATTGTGAGGACTTCCCACTGCATGTGCATTTGTGGGTATTGTGACgttcaaagaaaagagacCTAATTTGAGGGTGTAATTAGTCGACGAGATCAGGGCGAGATAACATAGGATCAAGCATACCCGTTAGAGTCTGAAGACAAAGTACTGAAAGAGTGACTACCGTTAAGAGTAGGAGGTTCATGTCTGTGGAGCCCTTAGAGGTCTCTGACATGGTCCGGAGTTGAGCCAGGTATGTCGGGTGAGACTGGCTGAGCATACGCTCATAATGGGCCAAAGAATGTTGCAAGGTCAAGATGTGGTCTATGAGCTCAATTCAATCAACGATACTCATGATGCGTAATTGCATGGCCACTAACCTTGAACATCGCCCATGTAAATGGCTACTTCGAATTCTTCGGAATTATGTCCATCTGCTGCTGCCTTCGCGAGACGCTTTTGTATTTGCATGACCACATCTGATTTGGTTGCGAGCAATCGACCCAAAACGGTAACCAATTTTCTTGTTCTAGCCATACGTCGCAAAGTAAGCTGCGTCCCACTTGGAGCCATCTCGGGCCTAGCCCACAGAAGTTCCCAAAAATTAGCCACACGTCGTTTAGTACGACGGAAAAAGAGCCGAACGTTAAGTCGAGGTGAGGCAAAACGAGGGCGATAGGAATTTCGTAGTTTCTCTGCAGGTGAATATTTTTCCTTGACTAGTGTAACCTTAGATAAAGGTGATTCTTCTTGCTTGAGAAGCGGTATAAAATCGGATGTGATAGACTTCGAGAATTCTACAGGAGGACCGGAGGGCACAATTGGGCCGGTTTCCCCACTGTAAACAATATGATCTATAGCGAATGCTTCCTTTTCAATATCCTcgagaaaagggaaaaaggAATCAACAACGGAATCTAGAATGTTATGGGTTATCCAATCTAATGTAAACATTTTAGAGACTTCAACGCGTCGGATAGGAAAGTGATGACCCACCCGAAGACTTGTTTACAAATTCCTCTTTCAGCAGTAGGCGATTCCTTACACGGTTGGTATGTTCTAAGCCAAAATCAGCTAACATAAATCGGCAGAGAG
Coding sequences:
- a CDS encoding Putative ketol-acid reductoisomerase 3, which gives rise to MEEIAISEPPCGTWFVIWTATSERPIKIYLACRNTQNLYRLHLPFTSMPSAKIYYDSDADLSLLEGKQIVFLGFGNQGAAQAQNLRDSGIPNERILIANRRDAYAEDATSKGFIVEHDFVKAAFVADILFILIPDQVQPKVFNEQFAPNLKPSATIVVASGYNVLFKLLTFSPQQDVVMVAPRMIGSSVRSLYQKGKGYPCFVSVEQDGTGKGFSIALALSRAIGATKAGAIASSAREETAMDLLAEQALWPNIIMLFREAFSVLKEAGCSDEALCYEMWMSKEPAEIFERAAEEGFITQLKHHSIVSQYGQLNGALSLDGVSTRAHFKDILNNQILSGKFSRHLTNIEPELELEGFDNPLNRLYEQMEQSELAQAEKRVRERLAGLL
- a CDS encoding Peroxisomal membrane protein PEX16 encodes the protein MASSKDKYETFLINNVSTISTLESSLRSITWFLPGRFKDAELASEALTSLLNVTSMYHDTLLARIVKANASYRPLIPTSLHTRYTRAWTDKNTLYRLTSRVLQIIRFTELVVEMGLRRKVSEKTRWRAVILLEAIKAALRLFLLKVTRRPLLSPPIPEREFDPASLPSLSTTSSPTLAPSSPQASPPMTPDHLRNNHVPLPPHPLLTSAQANVSAEDYLLPKALTTSSVKPSISLMRKLSGPRDWLSETIFILRPLVYASLVAADRRSLERSNRAITIVLLMEFASRSLRRTPPASAELERAEYAKRDKDILWYLLRGSIWNSYTRPKLESFVTRTAHTPLLGLFGALLKDWMPLIDDYYYYTAP
- a CDS encoding Oryzines biosynthesis cluster protein J; amino-acid sequence: MSQPFALTLPHLRRIVTSHDNKGHSVVVSDSEIPAEAMELVRGGKSAAIWVTTDSIPTHDNNNSEDGGKRTIEDISNFGLVHPTGTNLRSTELAPGAITGMHRTCSLDYNILVSGELVLINEDGTEKHLKNPGDTVIQKGTMHAWRNPSVHWARWITVLIAADPVVIDGKALVPEFLS